One Streptomyces sp. NBC_01217 genomic region harbors:
- a CDS encoding acetylxylan esterase yields the protein MLFDMDLDRLRVYRPEPEEPADFDAFWEKTLDETARHPLDAEFIPYDAGFVTVDVLDVTFRGWGGQAVKAWLLLPKARSGPLPAVVQYIGYNGGRGVPYSWLTWSALGYAHLVMDNRGQGGGGRNTADTPDIGPDGHGSSSPGFLTRGIEDPYRHYYRRLITDAVRAVDAAKAHESVDASRVAVLGGSQGGGLALAVAGLRDDIAAAVADVPFLCHYRRASQITDAGPYAEIARWLSGHRFRIDEAMETLSYFDGVNFAARASAPAWFSVGLMDRICPSSTAFAAYHRYAGPAEIEVFTYNGHEGGAEYDLPRKREALRGVFGR from the coding sequence TTGCTGTTCGACATGGACCTGGACCGGCTGCGCGTATACCGGCCGGAGCCGGAGGAACCTGCCGACTTCGATGCCTTCTGGGAGAAGACGCTCGACGAGACCGCCCGCCACCCGCTGGACGCCGAATTCATCCCGTACGACGCCGGGTTCGTGACCGTCGATGTGCTCGATGTGACGTTCCGGGGCTGGGGCGGGCAGGCCGTGAAGGCGTGGCTGCTGCTACCGAAGGCGCGCTCGGGTCCGCTGCCCGCCGTGGTGCAGTACATCGGCTACAACGGCGGCCGGGGCGTTCCGTACTCCTGGCTGACCTGGAGCGCGCTGGGGTACGCGCATCTGGTCATGGACAACCGGGGCCAGGGCGGCGGCGGCAGGAACACCGCCGACACCCCGGACATCGGCCCGGACGGGCACGGCTCGTCCTCGCCCGGTTTCCTGACCCGCGGCATCGAGGACCCGTATCGCCACTACTACCGGCGGCTGATCACCGACGCGGTGCGGGCGGTGGACGCGGCGAAGGCCCATGAGTCGGTGGACGCGTCCCGGGTCGCGGTGCTCGGGGGCAGCCAGGGCGGCGGGCTCGCCCTGGCCGTCGCCGGGCTGCGGGACGACATCGCGGCGGCCGTCGCCGATGTGCCCTTCCTCTGCCACTACCGGCGCGCCTCGCAGATCACGGACGCCGGACCGTACGCGGAGATCGCCCGCTGGCTGTCCGGGCACCGCTTCCGGATCGACGAGGCGATGGAGACCCTGTCCTACTTCGACGGGGTCAACTTCGCCGCCCGGGCGAGCGCCCCGGCGTGGTTCTCGGTCGGTCTGATGGACCGGATCTGCCCGTCGTCCACGGCGTTCGCCGCATATCACCGCTATGCGGGTCCGGCGGAGATCGAGGTGTTCACGTACAACGGGCACGAAGGCGGCGCGGAGTACGACCTGCCGCGCAAACGCGAGGCGTTGCGCGGCGTGTTCGGCCGCTAG
- a CDS encoding phytoene desaturase family protein codes for MPAPDSYDAVIVGGGHNGLVAAAYLARAGQSVLVLERLATTGGAAVSTRPFDGVDARLSRYSYLVSLLPQKIVRDLGLDFAVRKRTVSSYTPAVRDGRATGLLVGGERTRESFAALTGSDREYEAWQRFYGMTGRVAERAFPTLTEPLPTRDALRERIGDADAWRTLFEEPIGVAVEKNFQDDLVRGVVLTDALIGTFADAHDPSLLQNRCFLYHVIGGGTGDWDVPVGGMGALTDALARAAREAGAEIRVRHEATRIETDGTRAEITVRSPAAEHVVAARRVLVNASPQALAALLGDEPPTPAEGAQLKVNMLLTRLPRLRDSSVDPREAFAGTFHIAEGYGQLADAYRDAAAGRLPAAPPSEIYCHSLTDPSILGPDLAARGYQTLTLFGLHTPARLFAADNAATRAELLTATLAELDAHLEEPITDCLARDENGEPCIEAKTPLDLERDLRLPGGHIFHRDLAFPYATESTGRWGVETAHANVLLCGAGAVRGGGVSGVPGHNAAMAALGR; via the coding sequence ATGCCCGCACCCGACAGCTATGACGCAGTGATCGTGGGCGGCGGCCACAACGGTCTGGTCGCCGCCGCCTACCTCGCCCGCGCCGGACAGTCCGTCCTGGTCCTGGAACGCCTCGCCACCACCGGCGGAGCGGCCGTCTCCACCCGCCCCTTCGACGGGGTCGACGCCCGCCTGTCGCGCTACTCGTACCTCGTGTCCCTGCTGCCGCAGAAGATCGTCCGCGATCTCGGCCTGGACTTCGCCGTACGCAAGCGGACCGTCTCCTCGTACACCCCGGCCGTGCGCGACGGCCGCGCCACCGGACTGCTCGTCGGCGGGGAGCGCACCCGGGAGTCCTTCGCCGCGCTCACCGGCTCCGACCGCGAGTACGAGGCCTGGCAGCGCTTCTACGGCATGACGGGACGCGTCGCCGAGCGGGCCTTCCCGACGCTCACCGAACCCCTGCCGACGCGGGACGCACTGCGCGAACGGATCGGCGACGCGGACGCCTGGCGGACGCTCTTCGAGGAGCCCATCGGTGTCGCCGTCGAGAAGAACTTCCAGGACGACCTCGTACGCGGAGTCGTGCTCACCGACGCGTTGATCGGCACCTTCGCCGACGCGCACGATCCGTCCCTGCTCCAGAACCGCTGCTTCCTCTACCACGTCATCGGAGGCGGCACCGGCGACTGGGACGTCCCGGTCGGCGGCATGGGCGCGCTCACCGACGCCCTCGCCCGGGCCGCCCGCGAGGCCGGGGCCGAGATCCGCGTACGGCACGAGGCGACCCGTATCGAAACCGACGGAACACGGGCCGAGATCACCGTCCGCTCACCCGCGGCGGAACATGTCGTCGCGGCCCGCCGCGTCCTGGTCAACGCCTCGCCGCAGGCGCTCGCCGCCCTCCTCGGGGACGAGCCGCCCACCCCGGCCGAGGGCGCGCAGCTGAAGGTGAACATGCTGCTCACCCGGCTGCCCCGGCTGCGTGACAGCTCCGTCGACCCGCGCGAGGCCTTCGCCGGGACGTTCCACATCGCCGAGGGGTACGGGCAGCTCGCCGACGCCTACCGGGACGCGGCGGCGGGCCGGCTGCCCGCCGCACCGCCGTCCGAGATCTACTGCCACTCGCTGACCGACCCGTCGATCCTCGGCCCCGACCTGGCCGCCCGCGGCTACCAGACCCTCACCCTCTTCGGCCTGCACACCCCTGCCCGGCTCTTCGCCGCCGACAACGCGGCGACGCGCGCCGAACTGCTGACGGCCACGCTCGCCGAACTCGACGCGCACCTGGAAGAGCCGATCACCGACTGCCTGGCGCGCGACGAGAACGGCGAGCCGTGCATCGAGGCGAAGACACCCCTCGACCTCGAACGGGATCTGCGGCTGCCCGGCGGCCACATCTTCCACCGGGACCTCGCGTTCCCGTACGCCACGGAATCCACCGGCCGCTGGGGTGTGGAGACGGCGCACGCCAATGTGCTGCTGTGCGGGGCGGGCGCCGTGCGCGGCGGCGGGGTCAGCGGGGTTCCCGGCCACAACGCCGCGATGGCGGCGCTGGGCCGGTGA
- a CDS encoding serine/threonine-protein kinase has translation MADTRLIQSRYRLLDLIGRGGMGEVWRAHDESLGRHVAVKCLKPVGPQHDQSFTRILRERFRREARVAAALQHRGVTVVHDFGEHEGVLYLVMELLDGRNLSQLLEDNEQHPLPVPDIVDIAEQVADALGYTHQQGIVHRDLKPANIMRLADGTVKICDFGIARLGHDIGFTSRLTGTGIAMGTPHYMSPEQISGGHVDHRSDLYSLGCVLYEIATGAPPFDLGDAWSVLVGHRDTQPEPLRTHRAELPGFFDRVVLDLLAKTPEERPADASDLRQRIAVGRTGEQPQLRSTGPVRLAPPVPVVRPGQELPSWTRGMTTGHKASGAHLGLAPPDHSAGLTGEWTTGTDLRHLTGELPSPRAERPTPSPELLSVLASRHSAGLNLGRLGHWEEAGEVHRAVAAEREHALGPDHPDTLSSRYEVGFTLSRTGRASDALREFGRVARGRERTLGPDHPDTLAARQEMAYVLGRLGRHFEAHQVYAAVLASRERSMGPDHPDTLRCRHNLAFNLSRLGRLEDSYRMARDVAADRSRLLGADHPDTLVTLYEVAYTLGRLGRWTEALHTYREVARARSRSLGADHPETLSARYEVGISLGRLGRSAEALELYRALVDDRTRVSGPADPETLRARHGLGVNLGRLARWGEALAEARDVCAVRERVLGPDHPDTLVSRREVAVGLGWLGRWADALTVYRRVAEARERVLGADHSDTLAARNDEAHCLEQLGRGPEAVELYRRVAALRRGREAPHPPPPGTATSGQG, from the coding sequence ATGGCGGACACCAGGCTGATCCAGAGCCGGTACCGACTGCTCGATCTGATCGGGCGCGGGGGCATGGGCGAGGTCTGGCGCGCCCATGACGAGTCGCTCGGCCGTCACGTGGCCGTCAAGTGCCTCAAGCCGGTGGGACCCCAGCACGACCAGTCCTTCACCCGCATCCTGCGCGAGCGCTTCCGCCGCGAGGCCCGCGTCGCGGCCGCGCTCCAGCACCGCGGTGTCACCGTCGTACACGACTTCGGCGAGCACGAGGGCGTGCTCTATCTGGTGATGGAACTCCTCGACGGCCGAAACCTCAGCCAGCTCCTGGAGGACAACGAACAGCATCCGCTGCCGGTGCCCGACATCGTCGACATCGCCGAGCAGGTCGCCGACGCCCTCGGCTACACCCATCAGCAGGGCATCGTGCACCGCGATCTCAAGCCCGCCAACATCATGCGGCTGGCCGACGGCACGGTGAAGATCTGCGACTTCGGCATCGCCAGGCTCGGCCACGACATCGGCTTCACCTCCCGGCTCACCGGTACCGGCATCGCCATGGGCACCCCGCACTACATGTCGCCCGAGCAGATCAGCGGCGGCCATGTCGATCACCGCAGCGACCTCTACTCACTGGGCTGCGTCCTGTACGAGATCGCCACCGGAGCACCGCCGTTCGACCTCGGCGACGCCTGGTCCGTCCTGGTCGGCCACCGCGACACCCAGCCGGAGCCACTGCGTACCCACCGCGCCGAACTCCCCGGATTCTTCGACCGCGTCGTCCTCGACCTGCTGGCCAAGACCCCCGAGGAGCGGCCCGCCGACGCGAGCGATCTGCGGCAGCGGATCGCCGTCGGGCGCACGGGCGAACAACCGCAGCTCCGGTCCACGGGACCGGTACGGCTCGCGCCGCCCGTGCCCGTCGTGCGTCCCGGGCAGGAACTGCCGTCCTGGACCCGCGGCATGACCACGGGACACAAGGCGTCCGGCGCCCACCTCGGGCTCGCCCCGCCCGACCACTCCGCGGGCCTCACCGGCGAGTGGACCACAGGCACCGACCTGCGGCACCTCACCGGTGAGCTGCCATCGCCCAGGGCCGAGCGGCCGACACCCTCGCCGGAACTGCTCTCCGTCCTCGCCAGCCGGCACAGCGCGGGCCTCAACCTGGGCAGGCTCGGCCACTGGGAGGAGGCCGGCGAAGTGCACCGCGCGGTCGCCGCCGAACGCGAGCACGCGCTGGGCCCCGACCACCCCGACACCCTCTCCAGCCGGTACGAGGTCGGCTTCACCCTCAGCCGCACCGGGCGCGCCTCCGACGCCCTGCGGGAGTTCGGCCGCGTCGCCCGGGGCCGCGAACGCACCCTGGGCCCCGACCACCCGGACACCCTCGCCGCCCGCCAGGAGATGGCGTACGTCCTTGGCCGGCTCGGCCGGCACTTCGAGGCCCACCAGGTGTACGCGGCGGTCCTCGCTTCCCGGGAACGCTCGATGGGCCCCGACCACCCCGACACCCTGCGCTGCCGCCACAACCTCGCCTTCAACCTCAGCAGGCTCGGCCGCCTGGAGGACTCGTACCGGATGGCCAGGGACGTGGCGGCGGACCGCAGCCGTCTGCTCGGCGCCGACCACCCCGACACCCTGGTCACGCTCTACGAAGTGGCGTACACACTCGGCCGCCTGGGCCGCTGGACCGAGGCCCTGCACACCTACCGGGAGGTCGCCCGGGCCCGGTCGAGATCGCTCGGCGCCGACCACCCCGAAACGCTCTCCGCCCGCTACGAGGTCGGCATCAGCCTCGGCCGCCTGGGCCGCAGCGCGGAGGCCCTGGAGCTGTACCGCGCCCTCGTTGACGACCGGACCAGGGTGAGCGGCCCCGCGGACCCCGAGACGCTCCGCGCCCGCCACGGCCTCGGCGTCAATCTGGGGCGCCTCGCCCGCTGGGGGGAGGCGCTCGCCGAGGCGCGCGACGTGTGCGCGGTCCGCGAACGCGTGCTGGGCCCCGACCACCCCGACACCCTCGTCAGCCGCCGCGAGGTCGCCGTCGGCCTCGGCTGGCTCGGCCGCTGGGCCGACGCCCTCACCGTCTACCGCAGGGTCGCCGAAGCCCGCGAACGTGTTTTGGGCGCCGACCACTCCGACACCCTCGCCGCCCGCAACGACGAGGCACACTGCCTGGAACAGCTCGGCCGGGGACCGGAGGCCGTCGAGCTCTACCGAAGGGTCGCCGCCCTGCGCCGGGGGCGGGAAGCGCCACATCCGCCCCCACCGGGCACCGCCACCTCTGGCCAGGGGTGA
- a CDS encoding oxygenase MpaB family protein yields MVDADPGLFGPQSVTWQMHADPMMWVAGVRALYLQALHPRAVRGVTQNSDFRKDAWGRLMRTAGFVGTITYGTTEAAEKAGSRVRRIHRLLKVTDPRTGGTYGVDEPELLLWVHCAEVDSYLQVERRSGFPLTDAQADRYVDEHRHSARLVGLDPADVPATTAQLAAYFERVRPQLAASPEALDVDDFLCRPPVHPLLLPARALLWRHVAALAYQSLPPYAHELYGRPVGPVRTVDRRLRTAGTVLRCIPSRLRWRLPPGHILNAMARLGPGSRPTPYKLRSRAAILDGPGRAQG; encoded by the coding sequence ATGGTGGACGCCGACCCGGGGCTCTTCGGGCCCCAATCCGTCACCTGGCAGATGCACGCCGACCCGATGATGTGGGTCGCCGGAGTGCGTGCCCTCTACCTCCAGGCGCTGCACCCGCGCGCCGTACGCGGCGTCACGCAGAACTCCGACTTCCGCAAGGACGCCTGGGGGCGGCTGATGCGTACGGCCGGGTTCGTCGGGACCATCACGTACGGCACCACCGAGGCGGCCGAGAAGGCGGGTTCCCGGGTCCGCAGGATCCACCGGCTCCTCAAGGTCACCGACCCGCGGACCGGGGGGACATACGGTGTCGACGAACCCGAGCTGCTGCTGTGGGTGCACTGCGCCGAGGTCGACTCCTACCTCCAGGTCGAACGCCGCTCCGGCTTCCCGCTCACCGACGCCCAGGCCGACCGCTACGTCGACGAGCACCGCCACAGCGCCCGTCTCGTCGGCCTGGACCCCGCGGACGTACCGGCCACCACCGCACAGCTCGCCGCCTACTTCGAACGGGTGCGGCCGCAACTCGCCGCGTCCCCGGAGGCGTTGGACGTCGACGACTTCCTGTGCCGTCCCCCCGTCCATCCGCTGCTCCTACCGGCGCGCGCACTGCTGTGGCGGCACGTGGCGGCACTCGCCTACCAGTCACTGCCTCCGTACGCCCATGAGCTGTACGGCAGACCCGTGGGGCCGGTGCGCACCGTCGACCGCCGTCTGCGCACCGCAGGAACCGTTCTGCGCTGCATTCCCTCCCGGCTGCGCTGGCGGCTCCCGCCCGGTCACATTCTGAACGCGATGGCCCGGCTCGGCCCCGGGAGCCGTCCCACCCCGTACAAACTGCGCAGCAGGGCCGCCATACTGGACGGGCCGGGGAGGGCGCAGGGGTAG